From the genome of Azospira restricta, one region includes:
- a CDS encoding flavin reductase family protein encodes MSSHSDHGGSSATSPLYCPACDDGPGGQETRGDYDCRAFRDALGSFATGIAVVTACAPDGEFVGLTVNSFNSVSLDPPLVLWSLDLGSPNLESFRSASHYVVNILAAEQTEVSQRFATRMPDRFGDLQLCTGAGGAPLLHGCCAWFECANEVQYPGGDHLIFVGRVERFSHDPARRPLIYHGGRYRSLARD; translated from the coding sequence ATGAGTTCCCATTCCGACCACGGCGGCAGTTCCGCCACCTCGCCCCTCTACTGCCCGGCCTGCGACGACGGCCCGGGCGGCCAGGAGACGCGCGGTGACTACGACTGCCGCGCCTTCCGCGATGCGCTCGGCAGCTTCGCCACCGGCATCGCCGTCGTCACCGCCTGCGCGCCGGACGGCGAGTTCGTCGGGCTGACCGTCAATTCCTTCAACTCGGTCTCGCTCGATCCGCCGCTGGTGCTGTGGAGCCTCGACCTCGGCTCGCCGAACCTGGAGTCCTTCCGCAGCGCCAGCCACTACGTCGTGAACATCCTCGCCGCCGAACAGACCGAGGTCTCGCAGCGCTTCGCGACGCGCATGCCGGACCGCTTCGGCGACCTGCAGCTATGCACCGGCGCTGGCGGCGCGCCGCTGCTGCACGGCTGTTGCGCGTGGTTCGAATGCGCCAACGAGGTCCAGTACCCGGGCGGCGACCACCTGATCTTCGTCGGCCGCGTCGAGCGTTTCTCGCACGATCCGGCGCGGCGGCCGCTGATCTACCACGGTGGCCGCTACCGCAGCCTGGCGCGGGATTGA